From the bacterium genome, one window contains:
- a CDS encoding permease: MGAEAAALLKGMFGEIYHILPWFFLGVVLGAVIRTWRLHVRMRDSLGKFGVWAIPAAVLVGTISPLCSCGSIPLFVSLVSSGVPLAPALTLLLVSPLMSPSGYTITAWELGPAWANLKLFSALFMGFFAGGITLLLERRGFFGNPGVLRQAYGTVDIHAPDCPGELHCNCGDQWSNRLARKGHGTPVVFLAKAWELTVLTGKFTLIGIAAAVLAERYIPREWIAGHLGSGSFGNILLVTVSAVVLHVNEITAAAILYSLLGLGLAKGPALAFLVGGPATSLPAMGMLLTMCRKRVVATFLAVCIAGTLILAMSFQAAVNRFPAVSAMFDYVK, from the coding sequence ATGGGCGCGGAAGCGGCGGCGCTGCTCAAGGGAATGTTCGGGGAGATCTACCACATCCTGCCCTGGTTCTTCCTCGGTGTGGTCCTCGGCGCCGTCATCCGCACCTGGCGGCTCCACGTGCGGATGCGGGACTCCCTGGGGAAGTTCGGCGTGTGGGCCATTCCCGCCGCGGTGCTGGTCGGAACGATCTCCCCGCTTTGCTCCTGCGGGTCGATCCCGCTCTTCGTTTCGCTCGTCTCCTCGGGGGTGCCGCTGGCGCCCGCCCTCACGCTCCTCCTCGTCTCCCCGCTCATGAGCCCGAGCGGGTACACGATCACGGCATGGGAGCTCGGACCTGCGTGGGCGAACCTGAAGCTCTTCTCGGCCCTGTTCATGGGTTTCTTCGCCGGGGGGATCACGCTGCTGCTCGAGCGCCGGGGCTTTTTCGGGAACCCGGGAGTGCTGCGGCAGGCGTACGGGACGGTGGACATCCATGCGCCGGACTGCCCGGGGGAGCTGCACTGCAACTGCGGGGACCAGTGGAGCAACCGGCTCGCCCGGAAAGGGCACGGCACTCCGGTCGTCTTCCTCGCGAAGGCATGGGAGCTGACCGTCCTGACCGGGAAGTTCACGCTGATCGGCATCGCCGCGGCGGTGCTGGCGGAGCGATACATCCCCCGGGAGTGGATCGCGGGGCACCTCGGGTCGGGATCGTTCGGGAACATCCTGCTGGTCACGGTATCCGCGGTGGTTCTGCACGTGAACGAGATCACCGCCGCCGCCATCCTCTACAGCCTGCTCGGTCTCGGGCTGGCCAAGGGGCCGGCGCTCGCGTTCCTGGTCGGAGGGCCCGCGACCTCCCTCCCCGCGATGGGGATGCTGCTGACGATGTGCCGGAAGCGGGTCGTGGCGACGTTCCTCGCCGTGTGCATCGCCGGGACGCTGATCCTCGCGATGTCGTTCCAGGCGGCGGTGAACCGGTTCCCCGCGGTTTCCGCGATGTTCGACTACGTGAAATAG
- a CDS encoding PqqD family peptide modification chaperone, whose protein sequence is MIVPKRNPEVVWRLEKGLHEMAWDKARKEEEYEDLGVLTLMVKGGIHQLNLVGAEIWTRINGINTVRKISSEVGKLFGWEDEETEEAVLEFLKGIAEQGWVTLREKEERGPAPPWKGSAST, encoded by the coding sequence ATGATCGTACCGAAGCGCAACCCCGAGGTCGTATGGCGGCTCGAAAAGGGGTTGCACGAGATGGCGTGGGACAAGGCGCGCAAGGAAGAGGAGTACGAGGACCTCGGCGTGCTGACCCTGATGGTGAAGGGCGGGATCCACCAGCTGAACCTCGTCGGCGCGGAGATCTGGACCCGGATCAACGGGATCAACACGGTGAGGAAGATCTCCTCGGAGGTGGGGAAGCTATTCGGCTGGGAAGACGAGGAGACGGAGGAGGCGGTGCTCGAGTTCCTCAAGGGGATCGCGGAGCAGGGGTGGGTGACCCTCAGGGAAAAAGAGGAGAGGGGACCGGCCCCTCCGTGGAAAGGGAGCGCGTCGACGTGA
- a CDS encoding GeoRSP system radical SAM/SPASM protein — MERERVDVIPYLSSPVTVNWGITARCNFACSHCFSRLDPSEELSSEEALRVVDILAGQSVMFLNYGTGEPLLRGDLFPLTEHAVSKGLKVTMNSNGSLLDAAAARRIREAGFHSVGISIDSATAATHDAFRRMPGSFGKAVRAARLLRDEGVPLTVSSVICKVNHRDFPALVDLAKELGAQTIDLHNFKCSGMGGLNKEALDLSPGEWRRFYEAAVPLRDREKGIEIAFDDPILSLLGAEGKGRLVAGSVCGKLSLYIKPNGEITPCGFIPVTIGHILRDDFGEVWHGSKVLRHLREKAAAGKCSGCAKFSSCLGGCTARAYAAFGTYDAPDPHCWKD, encoded by the coding sequence GTGGAAAGGGAGCGCGTCGACGTGATTCCGTACCTCTCCTCGCCCGTCACCGTCAACTGGGGGATCACGGCCCGCTGCAACTTCGCGTGCAGCCACTGCTTCTCGCGGCTCGACCCGTCGGAGGAGCTTTCCTCCGAAGAGGCTCTGCGGGTGGTGGACATCCTTGCCGGGCAATCGGTGATGTTCCTCAACTACGGCACGGGGGAGCCGCTGCTGCGCGGCGATCTTTTTCCGCTCACGGAGCACGCCGTCTCGAAGGGTCTGAAGGTCACGATGAACAGCAACGGCTCGCTGCTCGACGCGGCCGCCGCGCGCCGGATCCGCGAGGCCGGCTTCCACTCCGTGGGGATCAGCATCGACTCGGCGACCGCCGCGACGCACGACGCGTTCCGCCGGATGCCGGGGAGCTTCGGGAAGGCGGTGCGGGCCGCCCGGCTGCTGCGGGACGAGGGCGTTCCGCTCACCGTGTCGTCCGTCATCTGCAAGGTGAACCATCGTGACTTCCCCGCGCTCGTGGACCTGGCGAAGGAACTCGGGGCGCAAACGATCGACCTGCACAACTTCAAATGCTCGGGAATGGGCGGCCTGAACAAGGAGGCGCTGGACCTGTCTCCCGGCGAGTGGAGGCGGTTCTACGAGGCGGCGGTCCCGTTGCGCGACCGGGAGAAGGGGATCGAGATCGCCTTCGACGACCCGATCCTGTCGCTGCTGGGCGCAGAGGGGAAGGGGAGGCTCGTTGCCGGATCGGTGTGCGGGAAGCTCTCCCTCTACATCAAGCCGAACGGGGAGATCACCCCGTGCGGCTTCATCCCGGTCACGATCGGGCACATCCTCCGGGACGACTTCGGGGAGGTATGGCACGGTTCGAAGGTGCTCCGGCATCTCCGCGAGAAGGCGGCCGCCGGGAAATGCTCCGGATGCGCGAAGTTCTCCTCGTGCCTGGGCGGCTGCACCGCCCGCGCCTACGCCGCGTTCGGCACGTACGACGCCCCCGACCCCCACTGCTGGAAGGACTGA
- a CDS encoding SPASM domain-containing protein, with product MHFSLPIRIRWDVDFRERAGRVKRIARRIAEASPLFVELHISGKKGLKELPGIVAEMQKTASRVSLHLPLLPPASDILRRGYPIDYVWDVGRTAGFLSRLPEGTKAISFVPDEDCADELPEVVAEFAESGVSELHLPNVNAVRAVAARGLVPVPGIDRLRAAAGAIAGLGLSLRGKRLIVHDFFLWKSLSATFPGAAGDRVEFSGCQAGTALAYVDWEGNLYPCDSLPIRLGGLEDQTVEEVWNSPARIRVADAVQSTPWECEGCAENRGCFGGCRGMSYLASGAFGVPDPACPVSARPPAAKGIPG from the coding sequence GTGCATTTTTCCCTGCCGATCCGTATTCGATGGGACGTCGACTTCCGGGAGCGGGCCGGACGCGTGAAGCGGATCGCGCGCCGGATCGCGGAGGCGTCGCCCCTCTTCGTGGAGCTGCACATCTCGGGGAAAAAGGGTTTGAAGGAACTCCCGGGGATCGTCGCGGAGATGCAGAAGACCGCCTCCCGGGTGTCGCTGCACCTTCCGCTTCTTCCGCCGGCATCCGACATCCTCCGCCGGGGGTACCCGATCGATTACGTCTGGGACGTAGGGCGGACGGCGGGTTTCCTTTCCCGCCTGCCGGAAGGGACGAAGGCGATCTCCTTCGTCCCCGACGAGGATTGCGCGGACGAACTCCCGGAGGTGGTGGCGGAGTTCGCCGAAAGCGGGGTATCCGAGCTGCACCTTCCGAACGTGAACGCGGTTCGGGCGGTCGCCGCGCGTGGGCTCGTCCCCGTGCCCGGGATCGACCGGCTCCGGGCCGCCGCCGGCGCGATCGCCGGGCTCGGCCTGTCGCTCCGCGGGAAGCGGCTGATCGTCCACGACTTCTTCCTGTGGAAATCCCTCTCCGCCACGTTTCCGGGCGCCGCCGGCGATCGCGTCGAGTTCTCCGGGTGCCAGGCGGGGACGGCCCTCGCCTACGTCGACTGGGAGGGGAACCTCTACCCGTGCGACTCCCTGCCGATCCGTCTCGGGGGTCTCGAAGACCAGACGGTCGAGGAGGTGTGGAACTCGCCGGCGAGGATCCGCGTGGCCGACGCGGTGCAGTCCACCCCGTGGGAGTGTGAAGGCTGCGCCGAGAACCGCGGATGTTTCGGCGGATGCCGCGGCATGTCGTACCTCGCCTCCGGCGCCTTCGGCGTCCCCGATCCCGCCTGTCCCGTAAGCGCGCGTCCACCGGCCGCCAAGGGTATCCCCGGCTGA
- a CDS encoding sigma-70 family RNA polymerase sigma factor produces the protein MAFDDDSRLARKAQRGDRQAFEVILSRYERPIFSFIYHFFQNTALCEDLTQETFLRAFRFIKSFRTKEKLSTWLFSIAKNLCIDELRRMRKGTTVDIDAVAPEDLVAGNDCAPDPVDVSILLQEGEIVHRAIARLPEKYRTCIILFYFNELSYEEISHVMKISLSNTKILLFRGKRMLLGIYREEIEKKV, from the coding sequence ATGGCCTTCGACGACGACTCCAGGCTTGCACGCAAAGCCCAGCGTGGGGACCGGCAGGCATTCGAGGTCATCCTGTCGCGGTATGAGCGACCGATCTTCTCCTTCATCTACCATTTCTTCCAGAACACGGCGCTTTGCGAGGACTTGACGCAGGAAACCTTCCTGCGCGCCTTCCGGTTCATCAAATCGTTCCGCACCAAAGAGAAGCTTTCCACCTGGCTCTTCTCCATTGCGAAGAACCTCTGCATCGACGAGCTCCGGCGGATGCGCAAGGGGACGACGGTCGACATCGACGCCGTCGCTCCGGAGGACCTCGTCGCGGGCAACGACTGCGCTCCGGACCCCGTCGACGTCTCCATCCTCCTCCAGGAGGGGGAAATCGTCCATCGGGCCATCGCTCGCCTGCCGGAGAAGTACCGCACATGCATCATCCTGTTTTATTTCAACGAGCTCAGCTACGAGGAGATTTCGCACGTGATGAAAATCTCCTTGAGCAACACGAAGATCCTCCTCTTCCGGGGGAAAAGGATGCTCTTGGGTATATACAGGGAGGAGATCGAGAAAAAGGTGTAA
- a CDS encoding CxxxxCH/CxxCH domain-containing protein produces the protein MRRPRRRFAIAALLSAVVAIGFFAAKTADALVAGSPHDFSDPGGPYTKSSTIAPLGVCSACHLPHRGDAYAIWSRNLVDYRSLLVVNGGGTYGINYVHAPTLQCYDCHDSHASGNIDDNPAYSAFSSNHKPQDTAFGGDGPHGVAGYYENNPPDNTALKGADPNLNPGDNTMLSRTGGHYFKHLDPDGGGGAFRKGDKLSCRDCHDPHQWSSTWGVFIRANLPNAGDVTLSPVYGSTDMANQSTGSHDNASSRRICVSCHSYSNSGTSPVRYNQISTAYTDTSAIPKPPNSVAEHRSDPGVQNVACVLCHKHNYIDANCAGCHGFPPNPYPPSRNPAPTFGAYTYRDSHAMHVGRADGQTPNSFSKYGFECRVCHATSALGSRSLPGIHGTGAYNVAYDFSALGVSNPPDAISVGRLTCANVYCHSNGGSDNTMNGTDNYFRSVQWGETAAPLSCAACHGVGTVSGTQQFGMPNYVNGGAGTPTANSHAKHVAVYECSVCHFNTVTGNYLTGRTIRGTSTTRHVNGNREVDFDGINAIPGTGTGYNVDNIVQANNKRCDVSCHGTGKSLPEQPQWGGTASCLNCHSGTEQLYKPQDNVGFANPVDSNEYIYSGHGRSGSNYTGSGNLPARFDNVNAAPSDCYYCHSQNAPHSPPDRTNDPFRLGTGSDTTGQKGTLKGAFADNTDLLCLGCHGTAAQRGSNPNAAQGTTTVEAQTHARGITGVKYNWPGPNYPWKCVDCHDPHGDGKSGAERYMMIRSGINAPIDNVDSSAGSDAKSRPKRTDASVLPVGFNSLVGYSTSGGVYSYANQGNGPTWGPCEVCHTQVTAYSRTKDNLASHATRTNRCSTCHPHKSGFAPTACRGCHGPDSVATAARAPDVGLYWTSSGHGRFQTGTPLRAIECEDCHDASYLTSSAHKTDGSVAGDPPANLNTLNWPGKTAGADFDPNANTAHLKAGYINTSPSTRADVARTFDAYCNATCHRLVDARFHHWKDTGPLPRDVMRFGDPGTDTTANPKQYNWMSVGTYATGFYRTQSVWIDSDIRASGLLDTTNYAICVSCHDPHGTGVTDTSGYPGLGITNHMIRGGFVTDMGTFCGRACHTSRTAP, from the coding sequence TTGCGGCGTCCCCGGCGCAGATTCGCCATCGCGGCACTCCTCTCGGCTGTCGTGGCGATCGGGTTTTTCGCGGCGAAAACCGCGGATGCCCTGGTCGCCGGCAGCCCGCACGATTTTTCCGACCCCGGTGGTCCGTACACAAAGTCCTCCACGATCGCTCCATTGGGAGTCTGCTCCGCCTGCCACCTCCCCCACAGGGGCGATGCGTATGCGATCTGGAGCCGAAACCTTGTCGACTACCGGTCGCTGCTCGTGGTCAACGGCGGGGGAACGTACGGGATCAACTATGTTCACGCCCCCACCCTCCAGTGCTACGACTGCCACGACTCCCACGCTTCGGGGAATATCGACGACAATCCCGCCTACTCGGCTTTCTCAAGCAACCACAAACCGCAGGACACCGCGTTCGGGGGCGACGGCCCCCATGGCGTGGCGGGATATTACGAGAACAATCCTCCCGACAATACGGCACTGAAGGGAGCCGATCCGAACCTGAACCCCGGGGACAACACCATGTTGTCCCGGACCGGCGGCCACTACTTCAAGCATCTGGATCCGGACGGCGGCGGAGGCGCGTTCCGGAAAGGAGACAAACTCTCCTGCCGGGATTGCCACGACCCGCACCAATGGTCGAGCACGTGGGGCGTATTCATCCGGGCAAATCTGCCCAACGCGGGCGACGTGACCCTTTCCCCCGTGTACGGCAGCACGGATATGGCGAACCAGTCCACCGGCTCCCACGACAACGCTTCGAGCCGCAGGATCTGCGTCTCCTGCCATTCCTACTCCAACTCGGGTACTTCCCCGGTACGGTACAACCAGATCAGCACTGCGTACACCGACACGTCCGCCATCCCGAAGCCGCCCAACTCGGTGGCGGAGCACCGGAGCGATCCGGGCGTGCAGAACGTCGCGTGCGTCTTGTGCCACAAGCACAATTACATCGACGCGAACTGCGCAGGGTGCCACGGTTTCCCTCCGAATCCGTACCCTCCGTCGCGGAATCCCGCACCGACGTTCGGGGCGTACACATACCGCGATTCCCACGCGATGCACGTCGGGCGGGCGGACGGGCAGACCCCGAACTCTTTCTCGAAGTACGGGTTCGAGTGCAGGGTATGCCACGCGACGAGCGCGCTGGGGAGCCGCAGCCTGCCGGGGATCCATGGCACCGGCGCCTACAACGTCGCCTACGACTTCTCGGCCCTCGGTGTGTCCAACCCCCCGGACGCGATCTCGGTGGGCCGCCTGACCTGCGCGAACGTCTACTGCCATTCCAACGGCGGGTCGGACAACACGATGAACGGCACCGACAACTATTTCCGTTCCGTCCAGTGGGGAGAGACGGCGGCGCCGCTATCGTGCGCCGCCTGCCACGGGGTCGGCACCGTTTCCGGAACGCAGCAATTCGGCATGCCGAACTACGTGAACGGCGGTGCCGGGACTCCGACCGCCAACAGCCACGCGAAGCACGTCGCGGTATACGAATGCTCCGTGTGCCACTTCAATACGGTAACAGGGAATTATCTGACCGGGAGGACGATCCGGGGGACTTCCACCACACGGCACGTGAACGGCAACCGGGAGGTTGACTTCGACGGCATAAATGCCATCCCGGGCACCGGGACGGGATACAACGTGGACAACATCGTCCAGGCCAACAACAAACGGTGCGACGTCAGTTGCCACGGCACCGGGAAATCCCTTCCGGAACAACCCCAGTGGGGCGGCACGGCCAGCTGTCTCAACTGCCACTCCGGGACCGAGCAGCTCTACAAGCCCCAGGACAACGTGGGCTTTGCGAACCCGGTGGACAGCAACGAATACATCTACTCCGGGCACGGCCGGTCGGGGTCGAACTATACCGGATCGGGCAACCTGCCGGCGAGGTTCGACAACGTGAACGCGGCCCCCTCCGATTGCTACTACTGCCATTCGCAGAACGCGCCGCACTCCCCCCCCGACAGGACAAACGACCCCTTCCGTCTCGGTACCGGCTCGGACACGACGGGGCAGAAAGGGACGCTGAAGGGGGCGTTCGCGGACAATACGGACCTGCTCTGCCTCGGCTGCCACGGGACCGCCGCGCAGCGGGGCAGCAACCCCAACGCGGCCCAGGGGACGACGACGGTCGAAGCCCAGACGCACGCGCGGGGGATCACCGGAGTGAAGTACAACTGGCCGGGACCGAACTATCCCTGGAAGTGCGTCGATTGCCACGACCCGCACGGCGACGGAAAAAGCGGCGCGGAGCGGTACATGATGATCCGGAGCGGGATCAACGCGCCGATCGACAACGTCGATTCCAGCGCGGGAAGCGACGCGAAATCCAGGCCGAAACGCACGGACGCGAGCGTACTGCCCGTGGGGTTCAACTCTCTTGTCGGCTACTCCACCTCGGGCGGGGTCTATTCGTACGCGAACCAGGGGAACGGCCCGACGTGGGGTCCCTGCGAGGTGTGCCACACGCAGGTGACGGCGTACAGCCGGACGAAGGACAACCTGGCGTCCCACGCGACCCGCACCAACCGGTGCTCCACCTGCCACCCGCACAAGTCGGGGTTCGCCCCGACGGCGTGCAGGGGGTGCCATGGACCGGACAGCGTGGCGACGGCCGCGCGCGCCCCCGATGTCGGTCTGTACTGGACCTCCAGCGGCCACGGCAGGTTCCAGACGGGGACGCCGTTGCGCGCCATCGAATGCGAGGATTGCCACGACGCGTCGTACCTGACCTCGTCGGCCCACAAGACGGACGGGTCGGTGGCCGGGGACCCGCCGGCCAACCTCAATACCCTCAATTGGCCGGGGAAGACGGCCGGGGCCGACTTCGATCCCAACGCGAATACCGCGCACCTGAAGGCCGGGTATATCAACACCTCCCCGTCGACCCGCGCGGACGTCGCCCGCACGTTCGACGCCTACTGCAACGCGACATGCCACCGGCTCGTCGATGCCAGGTTCCACCATTGGAAGGACACCGGACCCCTTCCGCGGGACGTGATGCGGTTCGGCGACCCGGGGACCGACACCACGGCGAACCCGAAGCAGTACAACTGGATGTCGGTCGGCACCTACGCGACCGGGTTCTATCGCACCCAGAGCGTCTGGATCGACTCGGACATCCGGGCGTCCGGCCTTCTTGATACGACGAATTACGCCATTTGCGTTTCCTGCCACGACCCCCATGGGACCGGGGTGACGGATACATCGGGGTATCCCGGGTTGGGCATTACCAACCACATGATACGGGGGGGCTTCGTCACCGATATGGGCACGTTCTGCGGAAGAGCCTGCCACACGTCGCGGACGGCGCCTTAG